DNA from Micromonospora nigra:
CACCACGTTGCCGTTGGTCCGGCCGGGGCCGGGCCACTGGGTGTGCTTCTGCTTGAAGACCAGACCGAGGTGGGCGCTGATCAGCGCCACCAGCAGGCCCGGGATGAGCAGCACGTGGGCGATGAAGAACCGGCTGATGATGATCGTGCCGGGGAACTCGCCGTCGAAGACCGCGGCGGTCACCCAGGAACCGATCACCGGGATGGACAACATGATCGCCGAGGCGATCCGCAGGCCGGTGCCGGACAGGCCGTCGTCCGGCAGCGAGTAGCCGGTGAAGCCGGCGAGGAAGCCGACCCAGAACAGCAGCGAGCCGATGATCCAGTTGGTCTCCCGCGGCTTGCGGAACGCGCCGGTGAAGAACACCCGCATCATGTGCACCACGATCGCGGCCATGAACAGCAGCGCCGACCAGTGGTGCATCTGCCGCATGATCAGACCGCCGCGGACGTCGAACGAGATGTCCAGGCTGGAGGCGTAGGCGGCCGACATCGGCGTGCCCCGCAGCGGGGCGTAGCTGCCGTTGTAGATGACCTCGGTCATCGCCGGCTCGTAGAAGAAGGTGAGGAACACGCCGGTCAGCAGCAGGATCACGAACGAGAAGAGCGCGATCTCGCCGAGCAGGAACGACCAGTGGTCGGGGAAGACCTTGTTCAGCAGCCGACGCAGGGGCGTGGCCACCTGGAACCGGTCGTCCACCCCGCGAGCGGCGTTGCCTGGTACCGCTGCCATGTCAAACTTGCGCCGTTTCACGGCCGCTCCCAGAAGTCGGGCCCGACGGTCTCGGTGTAGTCGGACTTCGCCACGAAGTAGCCCTCCGAGTCCACCTCGATCGGCAGTTGCGGCAGTCGCCGGCTGGCCGGGCCGAAGATGGGCTTGGCGTTGTCGGTGATCAGGAACTGCGACTGGTGGCACGGGCACAGCAGCCGGTTGGTCTGCTGCTCGTACAGGCTGGCGGGGCAGCCGGCGTGCGTGCAGATCTTGGAGTAGGCGGCGTAGTTGCCCCACATGTAGCCGCCGTTGCCCGCGCGCTCGTTGTTGCGGCGCGAGATCTCCGCGTCCGAGTCCCGCAGGTGGATCAGCAGGGTCGGCGACTCGGCGTACTGGTTGCTGACGCCGTGCGGCACGCCCGGGAACACGGTGATCTGGCCGCCGGCGCTGACGTCCGCCGGCCGGATCGGCCGGCCGTCCTCGCGGACCAGTCGGATGCGCTCACCGTCCCGAGGCGCGAAGCCGGTGGTGAACATCTGGTTGTCCTCGTGCGGCTGGGAGATCAGCCCACCCACCAACGGCGCCGCGGCGACCGCGCCGACCGGCGCGAGGCCCGCCAGCAGCGACAGGCCCAGCAGCGGACGACGCTTCACGCCCAGTTCGTCGGCCATGTACAGCATGGTCTGGCCGGTGATGGTCCGGTCGTCGGCCGAGAAGGCGCCCTCG
Protein-coding regions in this window:
- a CDS encoding ubiquinol-cytochrome c reductase iron-sulfur subunit translates to MSTQIEHRAQQGREPLDVHAPGVTQFDIVREGARRDDIEIVHYEPQVVPGSKAERRLTRVVAAFFLLTGLAATAFLVVYIWWPWEYSAGRGGDEFYTPLLGLTLGVALLGIGFGILTWGKKLLPKEVSIQDRHEGAFSADDRTITGQTMLYMADELGVKRRPLLGLSLLAGLAPVGAVAAAPLVGGLISQPHEDNQMFTTGFAPRDGERIRLVREDGRPIRPADVSAGGQITVFPGVPHGVSNQYAESPTLLIHLRDSDAEISRRNNERAGNGGYMWGNYAAYSKICTHAGCPASLYEQQTNRLLCPCHQSQFLITDNAKPIFGPASRRLPQLPIEVDSEGYFVAKSDYTETVGPDFWERP